The region AGGATGCTACGGTGAGCGCCGCCTGGCCGCGgcccgggagggggcgggacCGGGCGGCTGCGGCGGGAGGCTCGGGGCCGAGGCAGGGCGTGAGGCACCCGGCGAACTCCCAGCCAGCTCGGGGGAGACCCAGAGGCGCCGAGCACAGCCGCTGCCCGCCACTTAGCATAGCACGGGAAGCAAGGGCGGGAGAATGGCCGCGGAAGCTGCAATCAGGAGATGGATGGAGGCCGGCGGCGTGCCCACCCACACAAAGGACTGCGCCGCCGGTGCCTGCTCTGTCTGCGGCCCCGTCCTCGGTCGCCAAGCTAGGCAGGCCCGGGGCAGGACAGGCCGGGAGGAAAGCCAGGATGAGGGGCGCGCTGAGGCcgagggaggaggagccaggggcaggagaggcGTCTCGACCTTCCTCGGTGGGTGGGAAGGGACGCCGGGAGCGTCTAGGCTGCTCGCGCAAAcctgagagcaggagcaggagacgGAAGCATCCCCGGGGGCCCGCTGTCGGGGAACCCCGGCACGGGGTGACGGAGGCGGCTCACCCACCGGAGAGTACTGACTAATGGAGCGGCGTGCAGCAGGTGGGGCGGCCTGTGTCATCTGACACTCACAGAACCCCCGAGCCGACCTCGAACCGTGCTGGGAGGTCACTCGGCCGAAGGCCGGCGGGGTCTGCAGCTGTTCGCCGCGGCACACAGCTGTTCGCACCCCCGGGCTGCGGTTCGCATCCTTTCTGGCCTCGCTCTGGGGGTCAGCGCGCCTTCCCGCCCCAGCCTTGCTCTTCCCTTTCTGGATCACCTGCTCCCGGAGGTAAGGCGACTGGCGCCTCCTGCCGTGGTTGGCGGCGGCCGTCACCCCGTGCGACCCTGTAGAGACTGCTTCGCCGCGTCCCCTCCCCCTACATCGTTCCCCAGTCCGCGCCCAGCGGCATCACCCCTTCCgctgcccccaccctctgccctttCCATCTGGGAGGGAGCCTGGGCCCCCTAGAATTCCCATTATGTCGCGGCGGAGCATGGACGTGTTGGGCTGaggccctgcccttccctgcgAGGCGGCCGGCGGGAGCTTGCAGGGGTCGCCCGGAGCGACCACTGGGAAGCCCAGGCCGCCGAGGAAGGCGCGGACGTAGGCTAGCGCATGCGCAGACGAGGCAGGCACCGACGCAGGGTCTTCCCGCGGTGTGAtttggggccggggctggggccggccGTGACGGGGATGGCGATTGGTCCATATGTGTGGTGCCACCGGCCGCCGGCTCCGCCCGCCCCTAGCGCCGGCTCCCGCCTCTAGGGCCGATTCCCCAGAAGGCCTGGGGCCGCCTGACCAACCCCACCTGGCAAAACCAAAGTTAGCCGCCCTGGAGCAAGGGCGTTCAGAGTCTTAGGGGAACTATGGAACCCGACCGGGAACAGCAGCAGAGAAAAGGGGGAGAAGTGCAAAAAGTTCCCAGTCCAGAGATCGGGAGTCTTcctaatcacattttaaaaagaacgcTGGCTCAGAGAGGGTCTGTTAAAAGTCccacagggaaaaaaacagaagtctCCTAGCCCCACCCACTAGTTCTGGTTGTTTCTCACCTGTATGTTAAATTCTTGTGCAAAAACTGTCCCCAGACACGGCTGGAGACGGGCAGCCCAGAGACGTCTTTCTGTGGCCCCCCTACCCACACTACCTATTCCTTGTCGTGGTGCCCTTTTCATTAGAACATATGCAGGATGTTCCTGAGCTGTGCACACCCGAGAACGGCCCAAGCACCCTCAAAGGGCAGCTGACTGGAGGGAAGTTGTGTCTCTTTGAACTTAGACACGGCCTCCTTGCTGGGTCAGGAGAGTGGCCTCTGGTGTGAGCCCTCCTGGAGGCCAGGGGGCCCTGGGCTGGCTTCCTAACCGCTCTGTCTTCTCCCTGTCCTTGCAGGATCCCTTTGTGGCGTTCCACATCGACAAGGGCCTTGTGAGGAAGTATATGAACTCTCTCCTGATTGGAGAACTGTCTCCAGAGCAGCCCAGCTTTGAGCCCACTAAAAATGTGAGACTCTGTTGTTTGGAGATACTGTGGCTGTCTCCCCGCTAAAGGgcaggggggagaagggaggcccAGATGAGATCACAGTTGATCACCGTCAGTAGTTCTTGCGAAGTCTTGAGATCCCTGTTTCTCCCAGTCACTGGAACACAGGCTTTGAAACCTTTGGCTCTCACAAGgctaccactaccaccaccaccaccaccaccctcatcAGGACCTATCtgttaagcacttactatgtgtccaTCATAACCTCATATAACCCTCACAcatttacagatgagcaaacaagACTCAGGGAGGGTGAGCAATGTGACCAAGAATCACACTACTGGTAAatggcagggcaggcagggactGGAATCAAATCTGTTTAACCCCAAAGACCACATATTCTTAGACATGATCCCATAGCACCTGTCCTCTTTCCTCAGTGCTGTGGTTTATTTATCTAGGATTGTGTACTCTCCACTGGTGTCTGGGGGTGGGAGGTCCTGGAGCCCAAGAGAGCCCTCTGTTTCCGACAGGGTTGGGTTACagttgggaaaaataaagagCCCCTCCCTCTTTACTCTTCCACAGAAAGAGCTGATGGATGAATTCCGAGAGCTGCGGGCCACAGTGGAGCGGATGGGGCTCATGAAGGCCAACCATGTCTTCTTCCTGTTGTACCTACTTCACATCCTGCTGCTGGACGTTGCTGCCTGGCTCACTCTTTGGTTCTTTGGGACATCCTTTGTGCCCTTTCTCCTCTGTGCTGTGCTGCTCAGCACAGTTCAAGTGAGAGCTCTTGGCTAGTCGAGGCCATAACAGTATTCAGCATCCTTGAATCTTTGGGGAAAGCTCTTTGTATGCCTCAGAAGGCCAAGGAGCTCTGCCCTGTGACCAGGGCAGCATCGAGGGTGTGGGGGAAGAGTTTATCATCTGTGGCTTTTACCTGCTCGGTAGCCACATGTGCACCATCATTTTGCTCACCGCCTCTCCAGCTGCTCCTCCAAGGGTTCCCTTCTTTCTGTGGAATTTCTCCCCTGAAACTTCACATTCAGGTTTTGCCATAGCCTGAGTGTGCCAAGAACCAAGGTTCTGATTTCTCAGCAAAGCTTGGCTTTCTTCTCACACATTGCCCAATGTGCTCATAAGGCTTGGGCCTTATCGGGACCCATTTGCCAAGCCTGCTACTTGCCTCTGAGTTTGTCACTCTGTCCTTTTTTGTAGTCTGGATATTCACTCCATCGTAAGTCCTAAAACTCCAGAGAGTTCTATGGGGAGGCTTCTAGGGAAACTGAAGAACAGGGAAAGGATAGTGATTTGTCTCAACTCTCATGTgagttagtggcagagccagttAGGATCTAGGCTTCCTGACTGCTTTCCTGATGTGCTCAAGCGACTGTGGCAATTGCAGGGCTAGGCAGATGAAGGAAGGGGTGAGGCAGAGGAGCCACAGAGGTGAGTGAGAGGGAGCCTGGGCCTGTGAGCCACTCTTAGCGTTAACCTTTCTCACCCAGGCCCAGGCTGGCTGGCTGCAGCATGACTTTGGGCACCTGTCTGTCTTCAGCACCTCTACCTGGAACCACCTGCTACATCATTTCGTGATTGGCCACCTGAAGGTCAATGGGACGGGGAGGGACTCTTGAAACTCATCAATGAAGGGTTTACTTGGGGGGGATGGGGAACATTAGACTTTCATACTCATGTCCCTGCTTTTCTGTAGGGGGCCCCTGCCAGTTGGTGGAACCACTTGCACTTCCAGCACCATGCCAAGCCCAACTGTTTCCGCAAAGACCCAGACATCAACATGCACCCCTTCTTCTTTGCCTTGGGGAAGATCCTCTCTGTGGAGGTGAGCAGAAATGTTAGTGGAAAGGTCTTGGAGAATGGGAGCCAGCCAGAACAGAGGGCTCTGGGGGGAAATGATCACAATGCTATCCATGTGGATAAGACACTGGGACCAGGCTGGCTTGCTGGCAGTTGTGGGAGGCAGTAAATAAGCTGCCCAGGACAGAATCACCTATTCTCCCTAGTGAGTTCGAGGCAACAGTTATTGCATAAAGGTACTTCATGCTGCAAAGGAGCTGAAAGATGACCAGATTACCACGCAAATCTCTGTAAACCAAATGGATGGTCCTTCTTGGGAATGCTTTTTACATGTTCCTACCCCAGGCAGTCACCACCCCTCCCAACTTTGGAATACTGCTGTGCAGTCTCCCCCATCAAGGGCTGGACCAACTGTTTTACTCTTCTTTGATGCTCGGTACCTGGAACATTGATTTGCTGAGTAATTCTTCGCACCCATCTGACTTCCAGGGTGGTCAGTGTTGAGTTTGAGTTACCACGTGAGGTTATGAGTAAAAATTGTAATGCTGCTGCTAAAGGATGAATGCCTGAGGGTGGAGATCTGGAGAGCTTTCAGTGAACATAAGGCAATAGGAGGCTTTGAATGGGCGGAAGAGTTGCTTATAAAGTTACTTTAAAACCCCTTGTGCTGAGGCTCCAGGTTGTAGTCGCAGTCCTGCCAGatccccctcctcccactgtATGATACGTCAGCATGCCAAGAATTCAGCTGTTCAAGACCTTTCCATTCAAGGCATGAGTGACTGCAAGGCAGCCTGGCTCTCCCCCTCTGGCTAGGAGGATTCTGGAAAGGCTTTACTGCATTGGCTGTCCTGGTGCCAGGAGCCCCTAGTTTGAAGCTTATGCCCCACCCTAAATTTCCTACCTCCCAAGCAAGGACTTGGTTTGCTACACGTCCAACACTGTGTTATGGTCAACAGTATTTGGCAATCAATCAGCCCTGGCCCCACCTGGTTCAGGTGGTTGTTTCAAGCCTGGTGTGGGCAATTTGTTAGGCAGAGTATATTGGTAGCATTTCTACTATCACTAtagagggttaaaaaaaaaaaggtgggagtTTAAGTGGGAGAGAACCTGCTCACACCACTACCTTATTGCTTTTTGATACTAGGGTTTTCAAAAACTCCTACCTGCAGACATTAAAAATTGAAAGTGATCTAGGACTAGTAGACATATTTCTGCTGGAGGATGGGTTGCCTATTAGTAAATGTCTTGGCTACAGGCTGCTTGGCCTTTGCTTCAGCTTCTCTGGGTAGTAATTCCAGGGCATACATCTTGGTACCTTTCGAGTCTCCTGGAAAACAAGAAAACCCAGGGGACACCTCACCCTAAATACAAACTTTCTCTGTCCTTGAGTTGAAACATCATAGGGCAGTTATTAGCATCCTAATAGCATCTGATTGCCATTCAAGGAGGCAGCAGTGACTAGGGATCCCTTCCATTAACAGTTCCAAAATAGGAGGCCAGTGTTCTTTACTCTCACCCCCACCAAACAAGACAGGTGCTCCTTTTCTGGTTTTCCCCTCAAAGTTTCTGGAGATGGGGTGAACTTCACCCAACATCTAGTCTATCAGCAAGCTTTGTTAATACGGTCTCCAAAACATCCCAAGTCATTGACTTCACCATCTCCACTGCTTCCCATGCATCTCAGAGCCTGATTACTGCTCCAGCCTCTTCACTGGTCTCCCTGCAACTATACCTCCCCCTACAGTtcattctctcctcctccaggcagAGTGTGCCTTTCAAAGCACAAAGCCCTCCAGTGGCTTTCCATCATCATGGGAATAAAACCCTTGCTCCCAAGGTCTTACTGGGGCTCTCTAAGGTCCAGTGTGAATTGGCCATCCCTAGTTTTCCAGCCTTATCAACCATTCTCCCCCATTGTTTACTATTCCCGTCCGTACTGCCCCTTCTGTCCCTTAAACTTCCTGAGCTTTGTACCAGGTGTTCCCTCTGTATTAAATGCTCTTCCTCTGAATGTCTGCTTTATTGGCTCCTTATTCAGTTCTCAGATGTCAACACTCAGAGCGACCATATCTGACCAACCTAACCAAAATGCTGCCTCCCTCactttgtcttattttcctattttaaatctataattaccttttttttttttttttaattcatgagaaacagagaaagatggcagagacataggcagagagaagcaggctccctgtgggagaaCCTGATGagagacttaatcccaggaccctgggaacacgccctgagcctcaggcagatgctcgactgctgagccacccaggcatcccttacttTGAATTCTGTTCACAAGTTTATCACCAGCTTCCTCTCCTCAGACTATAAGCTCTGTGAGGGTAggaactttgttttgttcacctCTGTATCTTCAGCACATAGAGCATTGCCTGGAATATCATAGGTGCTCGATAAATACTTAAGATTACTCAGTTTATAGAAAAGAATGCTTCATTTAGCAGAAATACCTTACACAGAATAAACTCtcaataaagaagaagaaatgttatTATGAAAAACAGTGGGTGGATGCACAAAAGAAAGATGAGCTATCATTCTACTTGAGTAGAGTGCCTCCTGTGCTCTGGGGTCATCTGGTTATCAGAACTGACTGGGGCAAGAGGAACAGGACCCATCCAGTAAGACAGCAGAGCTTTGCTGCCATGATTTTGTGTACCCATGCTAGGTGTTTGGGCTGACTGACTTGGCAGCACCAGCCTCTCTCTTCAGCAGCTAGGCTTACAAAATAATCACTACCCACTGGGAAAAGCCTTATCAGAACCTTTGGACTGCCAAGTTGTTCTTGGTAtcctttccacaaatatttgccaAACTTGACTTAAAATTCAAGGAATTTTCTAAAGTTCATGTGGTAGTCCAAAAGACAAGACCAAAAGAGGGTCTAGTTGGATGGATGTCAAGGGAATACTGACCTGTGTAGGGGTATAAATGGTTGTCTGTGGAGATTCTGAGGTCAAAAAAGCACCAGATgggtggggtgcctgagtggctcagttgattgagcgtccgtcttgttttcagctcaggtcctaatctggggatcctgggatggagccccacttcaagctccatgctcagggggaagtctgcttggtattctctcccccctctgcctgtccccttccccccacccactcgttctctaaaataaatcttaaaaactaccAGATGGGGGAAAAGGGATGTGGAGAGGCCTGGGAACCTTATGACAAATGTGTCTTTGGATGAACATGAGGAGTCCTGAGGACCTGTAGACCCTGTTGTGCTCATGCCTCAGGTGGGCCCTCATGCACTAGGTGCTGAGGTAAGGCCCGGGCTGTTGGAACATTCTAATAACAGCACCAAAAAGCTAAGCTGACAGCTGCTGGAGTAGGCCTAAGCTGAGCAGGGAATAGCCAAGATCAcagggggaggggaatggggtgaTTAGTCTGTGGGCACTGATTTGTGTTGCTTTTCTTCACAGCttgggaaacagaagaaaaagtacATGCCATACAATCACCAGCACAAATACTTCTTCCTGAGTGAGTGTCCTCATCCCACATAGGGAGACTCTCTTGGGATGGGGGTGCTGAAGGGATGTGAGGAAGAAATAACTTTCTGAAGGATTATGGTATTTAAGTAGAGGCTGGAGGAAGTACCCTGGCCCCAATTGGTTACTCCCTGCTCAGGAACAGACTACCATCTCAGTTGAGCGAGGTTAACCGGCTAATTCCCTGTCAGGGGTCATTTGTATCAAGGTAAAGTTCTACCCTGGCTTCCACAAGAGCATTGAGTCCAGCCATCCTGATTAAACTTTAGCCTTGTAAAACGGGATGGCATTAGGGCGGCACCATTTTTTCAACTCCTAATTTTAAGAGaagccctctgccccttcccatacCTGCCCTCCAGGGCTTCAGGTTGGGTGGTGCAAGCTCATTTACCTGATCTGAAGAAGTGAGCTTTCTGCCTGTAAAGCATCAGgagggtcccccacccccagccccaacccagcacacacacactgtccTGCTCCTGTCCCTTCACCTTAATGGCAGAACAGCCAGGAACACAGGGCAGGTGACTGCAAGGACGGGCAGGGGCAGGCCTGTGGCCAAGGAACATGGGGAGAATTCACAGTGCCCCAGCTGCTTCCTTTCACTGGAAGAGAATGCCACTCCCACCCTTACCCTCCTGGCATTCTCTTGGGAGGTTCTGCCTTCTTCAGACTTGCATTCATGCCTACCTTCAGCACCTGCCAGTTCCAAGGGATCGAGGAATGCCAAGGCAGCTGGAAGGGGCCACAGGAAGGGATGGCAGGGGGGCAACACCATTCCAGAGGCTGTCCCTTAGGCACTGACCCCCCCTTGTGCTGCTCAcatctccctcctgcctccattTCCTTCCCAGTTGGGCCCCCAGCCTTGCTGCCTCTCTACTTCCAGtggtatattttctattttgttatccAGCGGAAGAAGTGGGTGGTGAGTATCCACAGCCCCCGAGTTGTACATCCTTTGTCTTCAGAACTTTGAGGGGAATGGGGGTTCTCCAGAGGAAAGCCCACTGAGATCTACTCCAGGCCTAATTTAGAGCAAAGTTCATAGAACTTGAGTATAGACCTTCCTTGTCTCTAGATGGGATGATCTGGATTTACCAGACAGCCTGACCCCAAtgccatatttcattttttaaaacattttcaaaaattcatacattttgagagagtgcacacgaGAGGGAGATTCTCTTAGACTTGGCACTGAGCAGAGAAGaccaggcttgatcccaccactttgatcgtgacctgagccaaaaccaagagtcggatgctccactgactgagccacccaggcgcccccaatgGCCTATTTCATTCAGCCTGTATCTCCTGAGGCTTTTGTGCTTGGCATAAAGCCAGGAGCCAGGCTTGGGAAGAGATAGAAGAAGGTGGTTCTGGGATTCCAAAAGGGCCCTGCTTGCCTCTGGCTTGAAGAGAGGCATCAGAAAAGGTTTTGTGAAATTACTTTTCTAGCTGGCCttggagggcaggcaggggtgggctAGGGAGAGGACTCTGACCAGAGAAGCTGGGAAGTGAGGGGCAATTTTAGCCACTGGACATGTTGTGGACTCATGTCAGGGGAGAATTGTGGTACAGAAGAGTGCCTGGAGGTTTGATCAGGGGACTGGCACAGACAGCCGCTGTCCTGGAAGATTTGTTTGGCAGCGTAATGAAGGCATAAAGAACTTagatgggggcagcctgggtggctcagcggtttagcgctgccttcagcccaacgcgtgatcctggagacccaggatcgagtcccacgttgggctccctgcatggagcctgcttctccctctgcctgtgtctctgcctctctctctctctgtgtctctcatgaataaataaaatactaaaaaaaaaaaaagaacttaggtGGGTTGggaggagctggaggcagagaggccCTGCAGGCTTTGCCACCTGTGAAGGGAACAGGGAAGGAGGACTGGGGGCTACCACCAGGAACGTAAGTGGTGGCACTAGATATTGCAGATCGGGCAATGAAGAAAAGCGGACAGTGATGGAGGCTTCAGTCTGGGTCCCTGGCAGAATGGCCATACCATGCAAATAAGCGAAgtgaaaggaagaggaggaagtgcTTTGTGccagcctgcctctctgcctctcaatgcAGGACTTGGCCTGGATGATCACCTTCTATGCTCGCATCTTCCTCACCTACGTGCCGTTGTTGGGACTGAAAGGCGTCCTGGGCCTTTTCTTCATGGTCAGGTAGTATTTGACAGGGCAGGAGGGATGGCGAAGAAAAGCAGGTGTTTGGGAGTCCCGAATCTGGTCTGGGGGCTGTGCTGGGGATTTCGGCAGCAGGGGATGTTTCAGCTGTTAGCTTAGGAAGATGGCCAGGCTAGAGAGCTTTTATCTGTACTGTTTTTGTCTGTGTGCCATATCCACCAGGTTCCTGGAAAGCAACTGGTTTGTATGGGTAACACAGATGAACCATATCCCCATGCACATTGATTACGACCGGAATATGGACTGGGTCTCCACCCAGGTAAGGGACGGTCACCTGGAAGACCTAGGGATAATAAAAATGGTGGGTGGGCACAGGGGCAGACTAAGGGGCAAGGGCAGTAACATAAAAGCCCCCAAACAGCACCACCTTATTAGCCTGAGGCTTCTCCTGCTACCCTGTGGAGAAGGGAGTGACCAGGGACAGTCCC is a window of Vulpes lagopus strain Blue_001 chromosome 11, ASM1834538v1, whole genome shotgun sequence DNA encoding:
- the FADS1 gene encoding acyl-CoA (8-3)-desaturase encodes the protein MASETPTRAPAKRYFTWDEVAKRSGREKERWLVIDRKVYNISEFTRRHPGGSRVISHYAGQDATDPFVAFHIDKGLVRKYMNSLLIGELSPEQPSFEPTKNKELMDEFRELRATVERMGLMKANHVFFLLYLLHILLLDVAAWLTLWFFGTSFVPFLLCAVLLSTVQAQAGWLQHDFGHLSVFSTSTWNHLLHHFVIGHLKGAPASWWNHLHFQHHAKPNCFRKDPDINMHPFFFALGKILSVELGKQKKKYMPYNHQHKYFFLIGPPALLPLYFQWYIFYFVIQRKKWVDLAWMITFYARIFLTYVPLLGLKGVLGLFFMVRFLESNWFVWVTQMNHIPMHIDYDRNMDWVSTQLQATCNVHRSAFNDWFSGHLNFQIEHHLFPTMPRHNYHKVAPLVQSLCAKHGIEYQSKPLLSAFADIVYSLKESGQLWLDAYLHQ